From Acetobacter sp.:
TGCATTCGCATCATGTCCGTCATTTTATTGCCGGGGATGGGGAGCGGGTTGATTTGGGTGTAGCAGTTAGAGTCAGAGGGCTGCGCGAATTTTCGTGACGGGTTGAGAGGGTAGGGGAGAGTCTCCTGTCCGCCCGTCATGGAGTTTTTCGCCATGGCGACCGCTATTCCCAAAATCAGCCTGAGTTCGTCCCGCGACATCCCGTTCAACCGGTTGCTGCTGTCCCAGTCCAACGTGCGGCGGGTAAAGGCCGGCCTGTCGATCAAGGAACTGGCCCGCGATATCGAGCGCCGCGGGCTGCTGCAGAGCCTGAATGTCCGCCCCGTGCTTGATGGCGAAGGGGCCGAGACCGGCACTTACGAAGTCCCTGCTGGCGGAAGGCGCTTCCGTGCCCTCGAACTGCTGGTGAAGCAGAAGAAACTGGCGAAAACGGCCCCCGTGCCTTGCGTGGTACGCGAGGCCGGATCCGCCATTCTCGCCGAAGATGATTCCCTAGCCGAAAACGTCCAGCGCGTGGCCCTGCATCCGCTGGATCAGTTTCGCGCCTTCCGTGACATGCTGGAAAAAGGCATGTCCGAGGAGGAAATCGCCGCCGCGTTCTTCGTGGCGCCCGGCGTGGTCAAACAGCGCCTGCGGCTGATGACCGTGTCCGATAAACTGCTTGAAATCTACGAACAGGATGGGATGCGGCTGGAACAGCTGATGGCCTTTTCCATCAGCGACGACCACGCGCGGCAGGAACAGGTCTGGGAAATCGTAGCCCAGAACCATAACCGTGAACCCTACGTTATCCGCCGCATGCTGACGGAAAAAACGGTGCGGGCGTCGGATGTCCGTGCGCGGTTTGTGGGGCTGGATGCCTATCTTGCTGCGGGTGGCCACGTTATGCGCGACCTGTTCGAGGCCGACGACGGCGGCTGGCTGCAGGATCCGGCCATTCTGGACCGGCTGGTCATGGAAAAACTGCAAGCTGCCGCCGAAGATATCCGTGCCGAGGGCTGGAAATGGGTCGAGACGGCCCTGTCGTTTCCATGGGGGCACACACGGCAGTTCGCGGAAATTGATGGCACGGAAGTGCCACTCTCCGATGAAGAAGCCGTCCGTCTCGAAGCCCTGCGTGCCGAACAGGAAGCCATCGAGGCCGAATACGCCCAGGCTGATGAATATCCGGACGAGGTGGATGCACGGCTGGGCGAGATCGAACAGGCAATTCTTGCCCTGGAGGAACGGCCCCTGGCGTTCGATCCTGCCGACATGGCGCGGGCCGGCGCGTTCGTCAGCCTCGCCAGCGATGGCACATTGCAGGTGGAGCGGGGCTTCGTGCTGCCTGAGGACATGCCGGCTGAGCCCGAAGAGACCGATGAATATGGTCATCATCCGCATCATCGGTACGACGAAGATACCGCAGGCGATGGTGATGAGGACGGGGTGGGCGACACTACCGTAACCGACGTTGAGCCCGAAGAAGAAGACGGCATTAAGCCGCTGCCTGACCGCCTTCTCACCGAACTGACGGCTTGGCGCACGCTGGCCCTGCGGGATGCGTTCGCCTGCAATCCGCACATTGCCCTGACCGAATTCCTGCACACATTGGTGCGCGATGTTTACTGGCAGACACCGGGGGCTGACTGCCTGGAAGCCTATGTCCGCGAAATCGCTCTGCCCGTTCATTCACCTGACATGCCGGGCAGTGTGCCAGCCCACGCGCTGCGCCAGCGTAACGAGGGCTGGAAGCACGATCTGCCCGATGACGAGAACGCGCTGTGGCGCTGGATCAATGGGCTGGACGACACCAGTCGCATGGCATTGCTGGCGCATTGCTTGTCCTTCGGCATCAACGCCCTCTACGAGCGCATGCCCGCCTATGGCGCGGTGTCCCAGCGCAGTGTGACCGAGCGTCTCAAACGGGCAGACCGTTTGGCGTCCGCTCTCAGCCTCGACATGGTCGAGGCGGGCTGGCAACCCACGGTGGAGAATTATCTCGGCCGGGTGACCAAGGCGCGCATCCTGCAAGCCGTGCGGGAGGCATACGGCGACGAGGTGGCCGAGCGCATCGCCCATCTAAAGAAGCCCGACATGGCCCGCGAGGCCGAGCGACTGCTTGATGGTTCGGGCTGGCTGCCCGAGGCGTTGCGCACGGCAGGAGGTGCAGAGCAGGTGCCGGTTGAAACGGC
This genomic window contains:
- a CDS encoding ParB/RepB/Spo0J family partition protein, which codes for MATAIPKISLSSSRDIPFNRLLLSQSNVRRVKAGLSIKELARDIERRGLLQSLNVRPVLDGEGAETGTYEVPAGGRRFRALELLVKQKKLAKTAPVPCVVREAGSAILAEDDSLAENVQRVALHPLDQFRAFRDMLEKGMSEEEIAAAFFVAPGVVKQRLRLMTVSDKLLEIYEQDGMRLEQLMAFSISDDHARQEQVWEIVAQNHNREPYVIRRMLTEKTVRASDVRARFVGLDAYLAAGGHVMRDLFEADDGGWLQDPAILDRLVMEKLQAAAEDIRAEGWKWVETALSFPWGHTRQFAEIDGTEVPLSDEEAVRLEALRAEQEAIEAEYAQADEYPDEVDARLGEIEQAILALEERPLAFDPADMARAGAFVSLASDGTLQVERGFVLPEDMPAEPEETDEYGHHPHHRYDEDTAGDGDEDGVGDTTVTDVEPEEEDGIKPLPDRLLTELTAWRTLALRDAFACNPHIALTEFLHTLVRDVYWQTPGADCLEAYVREIALPVHSPDMPGSVPAHALRQRNEGWKHDLPDDENALWRWINGLDDTSRMALLAHCLSFGINALYERMPAYGAVSQRSVTERLKRADRLASALSLDMVEAGWQPTVENYLGRVTKARILQAVREAYGDEVAERIAHLKKPDMAREAERLLDGSGWLPEALRTAGGAEQVPVETATVNEGMEAIAAE